The genomic DNA TTATGGTGGTCATGGTCATCTCCTGGAGTGTTGCTGGCTAGATCATGCAAATACACCAGCTTCCAAGGGGTTGCAAGCGCGTGTTTCTTGGGCTAGGCCTCATCGGAACGTTCCGTGCTCTCGGCAGGCAGCACTTCAACCGGCAAAAGGGGTTTTCATGGCATCCTGGTATGTGGCGGTCATTCTCGGCATTGTCGAGGGGCTGACCGAGTTTCTCCCGGTCTCCAGCACCGGCCATCTCATCCTGACGAGCCACCTGCTCGGCTTCACCGGGCCAAAGGCCGAGACCTTCACGATCGTCATCCAGCTCGGCGCCATCCTGGCCGTGCTCACCCTCTACCTGGACCGCTTCATCGGCCTGCTCAGGTTTGATCCGCAAAAAAACTTCTCCGGCCCGCGCGGGCTGTGGCTCCTGTTCCTGACCTCCCTGCCCGCCTCCCTTCTGGGGCTGGCAGCCCACAAATACATCAAGGCGTACCTGTTCAGCCCCTTCACCGTGGCCTGCGCCCTGGCCGCGGGCGCGGTCATGATCCTGGTGGTGGAGTCGGTGGACAAGCAGGAAAAGGCCGCGACTCTGGACGAGATCACCCCCTGGCAGGCCCTTGGCATCGGCCTGTTCCAATGCCTTGCCCTGTGGCCCGGATTCTCCAGGTCGGCGGCCACCATCATGGGCGGCATGCTCCTGGGGCTGCGGCGCACCGTTGCCGCCGAATACTCGTTCATCGCCGCCGTGCCCATCATGGTTGCGGCCACGGGCTATGATTTCCTCAAGAACTACGAGCTGTTCGTTGCCGACGACCTGTTTTTCCTGGCCGTGGGCTTCGGGGTTTCCTTCATTGCCGCCTGGGCGGCCATCAAGGGGTTCATCTATCTGCTTGGCCGCCTCACCCTGCGCCCCTTTGCGGTGTACCGGCTGACTCTGGTTCCGCTCATTTTCCTGTTTTTGTAAATGATTTCATAAAAATGCAATCCATCCACTTTTCCCCTTGCCAAGCCGTGGAAGACGGTCTATAGACATTTTCCGCTTCGGCAAAACAAACGTGGCGAGGTAGCTCAGTAGGTTAGAGCATGCGGCTCATATCCGCAGAGTCGGAGGTTCAAGTCCTCTCCTCGCTACCAGCGATCAAAGGCCCGCAAGGATTCACCTTGCGGGCTTTTTTTTGCGTCCTGCTAGACCGTGAATCTGGTCAGCCAGAAGTCGTGCAGGTTGCAGAAGCTGGTGGCGTAGTATTCCCCTTTTTCCTTGATGGTGTAGGTGGATTGCGGCTTGCTCTCAGGGGTGAACACCTGGGAGCCGATCACGACGCCGCCCGCGCTGACCACCGTGT from Pseudodesulfovibrio aespoeensis Aspo-2 includes the following:
- a CDS encoding undecaprenyl-diphosphate phosphatase; amino-acid sequence: MASWYVAVILGIVEGLTEFLPVSSTGHLILTSHLLGFTGPKAETFTIVIQLGAILAVLTLYLDRFIGLLRFDPQKNFSGPRGLWLLFLTSLPASLLGLAAHKYIKAYLFSPFTVACALAAGAVMILVVESVDKQEKAATLDEITPWQALGIGLFQCLALWPGFSRSAATIMGGMLLGLRRTVAAEYSFIAAVPIMVAATGYDFLKNYELFVADDLFFLAVGFGVSFIAAWAAIKGFIYLLGRLTLRPFAVYRLTLVPLIFLFL